The genomic window AAAGGAGTGTGAATGGCCTATAGTAGTGACTGAGGACTACAGGGGGGCTGTCCCCCAACAGAAAGCCAGGAATAGAACCCGATGTGGGATGGAGAAGCCCCTGGGACACAGACAGAGCCctgagggaaaagggaaagaaaaggaggtggCGGGGGCGTTACCCCTGTCACTCAGCTCACGGCTCTCGCTGCCCCAGTCCAGCTCTCTGCAATCTGAGTTTTCTGGAAACAAAATTACAGAGCATGATTAGTAGAGGGCTGAGCTGAGAGCGGAGTTGTCCCCAGGGAAGCCCAAGGCggcgcctctgcctcctgaaggtgCTGGGCTCACTGAAGGTGCTGGGCTCGCACGTTTCTTCATGGCCATTGTACCTGGTGCCCTGGGCAGGCCCAGTTGGTCACATAGAGAGATCAGCTCTCCAGAGAACACTGCATAAATTTGGGTTTCCTTTGGTCTAGTTTCTAGGATATCATAGGTGTGGAGTAGGCTACTGTGTCCTTTTGGCCACACATCATCAAATTCAGGACAAATATCCACTATCAAGAGCCACCTGCTAGCATCATAGGGACTGTCATGGCAGGCAGAGGAGGCCAGAGCTTTTCCCTAGACTTCCCCATGGGGTTAGCAGACAGATGACATGCCACACAGACCCTGGGGCACCCACGGACCAGAAAGTGCTTCATTTCCAGTAGGGACATGGCTTGGATCCAGTTGGGTTCTAAATAAAGCCCAGGGAAGCAGTTTTTGTAGAGATGGGGGAGAAAGCCAATTCAGTCTGTCCTCAACTGTTCCCACTGTGCCATGTGAGGTCTGGGGAAGACTCCTCGGGATCAAAAACACCAGCCCAGGGTCCCAGCTGAGTGCATGGGCAGAGTCacttcatctgtctgtctggagCAGCAGAGCCTCCTCTAGGTCCCCTGGCCTTATTCCAGGTCCTAGCAGCTCTAATGATCCCAGACCTTTGGGACCTACCTGTCACCTAGAGCTCTGAGATCACACTGTCTCTCACCAACCACCCACACCTATACCCAAGGATGCCCTACAGAAACCCCACATGAGCAGACCGGTGAATACAAAAGGTAGACACAGCCTTAGGGTCTATGCGGGCTTGGTAACTCCCCATTGGGATCACCAAGGAGCAGCACAGGGCTGTGAGAAGGAAGCTGCTATGAACTGAGAAATGAAGACACAGACATGGTAAACAAGGGGGTCAGATAGGATACATGGAGCACTGGCTTCTGTATGAAAACTGGTACGGGGGAGGGGAATgatagagagggagaaaggacagagggagagacagactgaTATCCAGCCTGTGCTATTCTCCCTAGGTGGTCTCTGAGGAGGaatggagagggaaaagaagcCCAGGTTGAGCTGCTGCAGACTCAGATGGGCCCTGAGGACCACCATGCAGCTCGCAGTTGGCGCCCTCCCTGGTCAGTGTGAGGTGCTGCAGGTAGGGATGTGGGGGAGGGACTTACGAAGAGTGTGGCAGCTGGGCAGGTTGCTGTGCAGGGGCTGGGCATGGATGTACAGTGCTCGGTAGAATTCCTGGCAGTGCCGCTCCCCACGCTGCTGCAGGTGGCTCAGAAGGTCACAGAGCCGCACACGCAGAGATGCCTTGGGGTTCCGGAACTGGGGGCAGAAGAAAAGGTGGGCTGAAGGGGGGCAGCTGTGAGGTGGTCCCCTCGGAACCCCAGCCTCAGTACCACAGACCTCAGAACGCTCTCAATCTCTCACACCACCTGTGTGGCACCCAACACTGGAGTAGTTAGTTAATTAACCGGCTAAGTCTCGGTTAATCCTTGTGTCCCTAGGGCTACAGGCTGGGAGAGGTCACCAAGGAAGCAGGGTGTGGGGGACATCACCCTAAGTAATGACACTCGGTGTAGCTCCTTCCCATGTGGCCTCAGTGAGTCACTTCAACCCCCTGAGACGCagttttcataaaaagaaaataatccccCATGGTGGGTAGTTACAGAGAACAAATGGCGGCATCCGTGACAGTTGCTCTTACTTTTCAGACTGTGGGAACAAGTGTCTAGTATTTCAAAAGTCAGTTGagaaaagaacagtttcttctgATGAGGTTGTGAAGGTCAGTGGACAGACCACTTGGCACTAAGTCCAGAACCGGGAGCCTGTGGTCTGTGCTGCCCCCTGATGGCTACAGCTGAAAACTGACCAGAGATAAGGGGAGCAGTAAGGCCTCTGAGAAGCAAGTTCCCCCTTTGAGGTATAAGCATCTGAAGTTTATGTATTTCTTATTGCAACAATGAGATGAATTTGAGCctgtcactttttaaaatcacTGGGTGGCTCACACTAAGTGTCTAAGTTGACACAAAGCCCGGGGACTGTATCTGAAGTGCTATCTCCGGCGGAACAGTCATGGTGTCTGCGCTGTCTCTCAGGCCTCAGTAGTCCCTTCTGCCAAATGGCGTGATGACTTCAACTATTTGTAGGGCTGTGGGTGAGAAGCAGAGATGACCCAGAGAGAGTGTGCTATTCACCTGGCTCAGGGGAACCAGGTCACATTCCGGTCTCTGAGCCAAGTGGATAGCATGCTTCTTCCACAGATGCTGAAGCTCCCAATGGGACAAGTCTCCCTCAAGCCTGCTGAGCAGGCAGGCCAAGCCTGGCTGTGGGATGAGGTCAGTTTCCCCTGCCCACCTATCACAGGCTGGGCCTTTTGGCTTTACAAATGCAAGGAAGACTGACCAGCAAAAGACAGTGAGTCTTTTCATACTTTGACCCTCTGGAAAAGCCACGGTGTGGTTCCAGGGTACCAGTAGGTCCAgacttctggtgtgtgtgtgtgggtgtgtgtgggtgtaatctgtgtgtgtctgtgatgcaCAAttgataaaaactcagagagatatATTGGAatttaacctgaaggtcagaaaagcaaagcagccaaccactggctcttacctctacttagttcaaaatggcgatcctgcctccaggaatttcagaatgagactgtgtctgagagctgtctcctcctgctttatattcctctctagtgctgggattaaaggcatgcactgcctgatttctatagcaaactagtgtggctactgtattaaaggtgtgtgtcaacactgcctggtctgtaaagctgatcaGTAtatctgttttactctctgatctttaggcaagctttatttattaaaatacaaatgaaatatcactacagtttgtgtgtgtgtgtgtgtgtgtgtctacacatgTATGGGGTGTGtcggtatgtgtgtatatggtataggggtgtatgtgtgtatgtgaggtgtgtgtgtggatgagtgtgtgtttgtgtctctgtgtgtgagtacacatgtggtgtgtgtgtgcgcacgtgtgtgtctatgtgcttGTGGGTTAGGTGCCTACCCAtggtgcatgcagaggccagaggttgatatcaGGATGCTTTCCTCAATGGCTCTGCACCTGactattttgagacagcatctctcattgaacctggagttcacaaTTTGGCTAAACTGGTTAGCCAGCAAGCCCCTGGGctctatgtctctgtgtctgctgcaCTTAACAGGTTCaagatccaaactcaagtccttgtgTTCACACAGAAAGCATTTTACCAACGGAGCTATCTGCCCAATTCCACATCCAGACTTCggatccctccttcctctgccctccttctATTATTATGTTGTTGTGTgttctaattttatgtcaacctgacacagactagagtcatctgagaggagggaaccctaactgagaaaatacttccataagattgggctgtaagATAAGCCTGTGGAGCAATGATGGGGGAGGGCcctgcccattgtgggtggtgccatccctgggcaggtggtcctgggttctataagaaagcagactgagcaaggcatggaaagcaagccagtaatcagcatccctccagggcctctgcatcagctcttgcctccaggatcctgccctgtttgggttcctgttcTAACTTCCTTCAGCTatggatgtggaagcataagtcaaataaaccctttcatcccgaaattgcttttggtcatggtgtttatcatagcaagagCAACTCTAAGACACTGTATCATCTCCTGCAAACCTTCTCATAATTCTGGAAGGGCCAGCCACCACAGGACcatctggagaaactgaggcatcaGATCTGATGACAGGAGGCCACTTGCAGCTGACCAAGTGCAGCTGTGACTCCCATTCCTGAGATgctatgggaggtccttctgtctatgtgttgcttttattggttaatgaataaagaaactggcttccCATTATAatgcagagtagagctaggcgggggggggggggtgagggaggacaggactgaactgaatgctgggagaatgaaggcagagtcaagggagaCACCACCATGTAGCCCCATGGGAGACAGACGTTAgaaatttacccagtaagccacagtctcgtggcaatacacagactaatggagatgggttaatttaagatatgagttagccagaaatacgctagagtcattggccaagcagtgttttaaaataatatagtttccgtgtgattatttcgggtctgagctgcagggcggctgggaaacaaacaagtagcctcttGCTACACTAAAACAATTCAAGGCCTGTGCCAGCTTCTCCCAGCTCAGAGAGGAGTGTTGCAAGATATCTGATTATACTGTGTTAaggtgtgtcactgtgactggtttttaaaaaagttaaatgtccaatagctgggcaggaggtataggtgggacttgcggacagagagagctctgggagaagaaagggggagtggccagtcagacacagaaagcaggacatgcaggagaGGTAAAAGCTATAAGCACATGGCAgcatgtagattaatagaaatgggtttatttaagttataagaggtagttaagaacaagcctaagctaaggccgagctttcataattaacaaaagtctctgtgtcattatttgagcCCTGactagagggagaaagagagacctgTTACAGAGGGGCATGCTCAAGTGGTTACCCGGCCCCGCTCACCCCTCAGCACCTTTTCCGCCTCTTTGTTGGTAAGGATTTGTGGGTAGTAGCGGTTCAGCTGGAGGATGATCCTGTCCACTTGTTGCTCGCTCAGGCGACCCTGTCCGGTCAAGAAAGGTGTGTCTTGTACCAGCCGGTCACAGTAGGTCTGATCTGGAACACATATGGATAGCATGGGTGAGCCAGCGCAGCCTTAAGAGGCACCAAATACGGCGTCCTTGGTGCTGACCACAGGAGGCCCACACCTGCTGCTGGAAGGGCAGCAGTCTCTCTGGAGGGGGCAGCTACAATTCTCTCTCATGTTAACCACAATGAAGAATCTAcagaatacacataaaataaatcaaaatgttaCCACAAAATATTAACTAAACACAAAAGGAATCAGCAAAGGTAGAAACAAGGACTGTAAAAGCTAAAAGGCCTACAAAATACAGATAGCAGAGACAAATCTTTCATTCTCAGCAaatactttaaatgtaaataggATAAACTCtctaa from Microtus pennsylvanicus isolate mMicPen1 chromosome 4, mMicPen1.hap1, whole genome shotgun sequence includes these protein-coding regions:
- the Card19 gene encoding caspase recruitment domain-containing protein 19 isoform X1; amino-acid sequence: MTDQTYCDRLVQDTPFLTGQGRLSEQQVDRIILQLNRYYPQILTNKEAEKFRNPKASLRVRLCDLLSHLQQRGERHCQEFYRALYIHAQPLHSNLPSCHTLQNSDCRELDWGSESRELSDRGPMSFLAGLGLAAGLALLLYCCPPDPKVLPGTRRILAFSPVIIDRHVSRYLLAFLADDLGGF
- the Card19 gene encoding caspase recruitment domain-containing protein 19 isoform X2; the encoded protein is MTDQTYCDRLVQDTPFLTGQGRLSEQQVDRIILQLNRYYPQILTNKEAEKFRNPKASLRVRLCDLLSHLQQRGERHCQEFYRALYIHAQPLHSNLPSCHTLRPMSFLAGLGLAAGLALLLYCCPPDPKVLPGTRRILAFSPVIIDRHVSRYLLAFLADDLGGF